In Dolichospermum flos-aquae CCAP 1403/13F, the following proteins share a genomic window:
- a CDS encoding RNA-guided endonuclease InsQ/TnpB family protein — MLRVVKVRLYPDAQQQQSLARAFGSCRWLWNYFLNLMNETYKETGKGLSGYEVKKTIPQLKKEHEWLSLTYSQCLQQVCLNLGVAFNNFFEKRARYPKFKSRHGKQSIQYPQNVKIADNQLILPKIGKVSAIIHREIEGKIKTVTITKNCSEQYFAAILLEDSKEKPESIVEGKAIGIDLGLTHFAITSDGSKFDNPRILNKHEKNLKIKQQQLSRKQKGSNNRNKARKKVARVHRKITNCREDFLHKLSRRIVNESQVIVVENLHVKGMMQNHCLAKSIQQVGWGMFCTMLKYKAENEGKIYQEVDRFFPSSKTCHVCLNQVSSLPLDIRFWTCEKCQTKHDRDVNAAINLRDEGLRILRLRSVQVLTSGTGDKAMKCGLGGFPHEQLHQEACRPEVSRSNRGRKKSTTVLSVGQEAHTVPSGQCG, encoded by the coding sequence ATGTTAAGAGTAGTCAAAGTCAGATTATATCCAGATGCCCAGCAACAGCAATCATTGGCACGAGCCTTTGGCAGTTGTCGTTGGCTATGGAATTATTTTTTGAATTTGATGAACGAAACGTACAAAGAGACAGGTAAAGGATTGTCTGGATACGAAGTTAAAAAGACAATCCCTCAACTAAAGAAAGAACATGAGTGGTTGTCGCTAACTTATTCTCAGTGCTTGCAACAAGTCTGCTTGAATCTGGGGGTTGCATTTAACAATTTCTTTGAAAAAAGAGCTAGATACCCCAAGTTTAAATCCAGACATGGTAAGCAGTCTATTCAGTATCCTCAAAATGTCAAGATTGCCGATAATCAATTAATCCTACCGAAAATAGGGAAAGTATCAGCAATTATTCATCGAGAGATTGAAGGGAAGATTAAAACTGTAACTATCACCAAAAATTGCAGTGAGCAATATTTCGCTGCTATTTTACTTGAAGATAGTAAAGAGAAGCCAGAGTCAATTGTCGAAGGTAAAGCAATAGGCATTGATTTGGGATTAACTCATTTTGCGATTACCAGTGATGGCTCTAAGTTTGATAACCCTCGAATACTGAATAAACACGAGAAGAACTTAAAGATAAAACAACAGCAATTATCTAGAAAACAAAAAGGCTCTAATAACCGAAATAAAGCTAGAAAGAAAGTTGCTAGAGTCCATAGAAAGATAACTAATTGTCGAGAAGATTTTCTCCATAAACTATCTCGTAGGATAGTCAACGAAAGCCAAGTTATTGTGGTAGAAAATCTTCATGTTAAAGGCATGATGCAAAATCACTGCCTAGCCAAATCTATTCAACAAGTTGGCTGGGGAATGTTTTGTACCATGCTTAAATACAAAGCAGAAAACGAAGGGAAGATTTATCAAGAAGTTGATAGATTCTTTCCTTCGTCAAAAACTTGTCATGTATGCCTTAACCAAGTAAGTAGCTTACCACTTGATATCAGGTTTTGGACTTGTGAAAAGTGCCAAACCAAACATGATAGAGATGTCAATGCAGCGATAAACCTCAGAGATGAGGGACTACGAATACTTCGACTGCGCTCAGTACAAGTTTTGACCTCTGGAACGGGGGATAAAGCGATGAAGTGTGGTCTTGGGGGTTTCCCCCATGAACAACTTCATCAAGAAGCCTGTCGCCCAGAAGTAAGTCGCAGTAATAGAGGACGAAAGAAGTCTACTACTGTGCTTTCTGTTGGGCAGGAAGCCCACACTGTACCGTCAGGTCAGTGTGGGTAG